A stretch of Lactuca sativa cultivar Salinas chromosome 6, Lsat_Salinas_v11, whole genome shotgun sequence DNA encodes these proteins:
- the LOC111901158 gene encoding uncharacterized protein LOC111901158 → MEKPSEKSTKKQPWFWSSAVASVILRLVLIVYFPNTLNFSSRPEVSTPLTSLRRLAEGYWLKQSSMSPYAGSMYHGSPLLLSILGPLTIDRGEGKSNHLLCGLAFVIADFITAILIRAIGQLLQVADTKSLKSLGATTHLNVSENFPSGDIAALVYLWNPLTIITCLGYSTSPIENLVTVLSIYGACMRLVPLAAFGWVIASHLSLYPVILVIPLVLLVGSGLDTPPRKLFPYIDDDQIQNKKSSNQIIFSWRRVFLFFLWASIWAFYVLILCGISLKDYSSLGEMFKRTYGFILSVEDLSPNIGVLWYFFAEVFDFFRNFFLMVFHINILFMVLPLAIRLHHRPCFLAFVYIAISSILKSYPSVGDSALYLGLLSLFVNALADMQFSFFLFSGYLGTLLLSPVMHNLWIWRGTGNANFYYATAMAYACFQIILVVESVSSMLNHDRALKKCTTTVTKKVQ, encoded by the exons ATGGAGAAACCATCAGAGAAATCAACGAAGAAGCAGCCATGGTTTTGGAGCTCCGCCGTAGCTTCAGTAATACTTAGATTAGTACTCATAGTCTATTTCCCCAACACTCTCAACTTCTCCTCCCGTCCCGAGGTCTCCACTCCCCTAACCAGCCTTCGCCGCC TGGCGGAAGGTTATTGGCTAAAGCAGTCGTCGATGTCGCCGTATGCTG GTTCAATGTACCATGGATCTCCTCTCCTGTTATCGATCCTTGGACCTCTTACTATTGATAG AGGTGAAGGGAAGTCAAATCATCTTTTATGCGG TCTGGCATTTGTCATTGCAGATTTCATCACTGCAATACTCATTCGTGCAATTGGCCAGCTTCTTCAAGTAGCAGATACCAAGAGCCTGAAATCTTTAGGAGCCACTACACATCTTAATGTTTCAG AAAATTTTCCATCTGGTGACATAGCTGCTCTTGTTTACTTATGGAATCCTTTGACCATCATCACATGTCTGGGATATTCAACATCACCAATCGAAAATCTAGTGACTGTATTATCAATATATGGGGCTTGCATGA GACTTGTTCCATTGGCTGCTTTTGGATGGGTGATTGCATCTCATTTGTCTCTCTATcctgttattctagtcattcct TTGGTTCTTTTAGTAGGTTCTGGACTTGATACACCACCAAGGAAACTGTTCCCATATATTGATGATGATCAGATTCAGAataaaaaatcatcaaatcaaataATTTTCTCATGGAGAcgagtttttcttttctttttgtggGCTTCCATTTGGGCATTTTATGTCCTAATCCTATGTGGCATTTCTCTAAAAGATTACAGTAGTCTTGGGGAGATGTTCAAAAG AACTTATGGGTTTATTCTGAGTGTAGAAGATTTATCTCCAAACATTGGTGTCTTGTG GTACTTCTTTGCAGAAGTTTTTGATTTTTTCAGAAATTTCTTTTTGATGGTGTTTCACATAAACATTCTTTTCATGGTGCTTCCACTTGCTATACGCTTACATCATCGACCTTGCTTTTTAGCATTTGTCTACATTGCAATCTCTTCAATCCTCAAATCCTACCCTTCG GTTGGAGATTCAGCTCTTTACTTGGGTCTACTGAGCTTGTTTGTGAATGCACTAGCTG ATATGcagttttctttttttcttttctctggGTATTTGGGGACTTTACTTCTTAGCCCTGTGATGCACAATTTATGGATATGGAGG GGAACTGGAAATGCAAATTTCTACTATGCTACTGCAATGGCTTATGCTTGCTTTCAG ATTATCTTGGTGGTGGAGAGTGTGAGCTCGATGTTGAACCATGATCGGGCTTTAAAGAAATGTACTACAACGGTTACCAAGAAAGTACAATAG
- the LOC111901157 gene encoding probable NOT transcription complex subunit VIP2 isoform X1: MSGILNSGVNGSTSTFPDATGRAFTSAFSAQLGSSAADMNHTDAIDLLGLRSMNGNFNIPSMPGAYTSRNSGLNGPLNGVQPPAGSLSNGRYAVNNLPVALSQQSAASSLGLSGITNNGGSGLGQSLGNREQIISSMAMGNLVNGGNIGRSLSSGGLNMPGVASRLNLTAPQMVSLLGNSYSGGGGPLSQNQFQGGNSHLSSMALLSELNRDHSFDMNDFPQLSGHLTSAGGSQRQLGGLARRQNVGFMQQNQEFSIQNEDFPALPGYKGGNADFPVNMHQKEQLRDNVVSMMQSQQHLPVGRSGGFSLGGAYSSHQQQQHAPINGGGGGGGPSYLPANTQDLHFHGSEARNSGMLPTGSRPVSVSGGSYDQLMQQYQHFQKQSQIRLVSPFRDQDLKSPQPSQSPADRFGLLGLLNVIRMNNPDLTPLALGIDLMTLGLNLNSPDNLYKKFSSPWSDESAKGEPHFSIPECFNTKQPAPLNQDSFSRFSPETLFYIFYSMPKDEAQLFAANELHNRGWFYHRELRLWFSRAPNIELLVKTATYERGCYYCFDPNTWETIRKDNFVVQYEMVEDRPVVPRR; the protein is encoded by the exons ATGTCCGGGATACTTAAT TCAGGTGTTAATGGGTCAACATCAACTTTTCCAGATGCAACTGGAAGAGCTTTTACGTCAGCATTTTCTGCTCAATTAGGTTCATCTGCTGCTGATATGAACCACACTGATGCAATAG ATTTGCTAGGGTTACGAAGCATGAATGGGAACTTCAACATTCCCAGCATGCCTGGAGCATACACTTCAAGAAATTCAGGATTAAATGGTCCTTTGAATGGTGTACAACCACCTGCAGGAAGTTTATCTAACGGACGATATGCAGTAAATAATCTTCCTGTTGCACTTTCTCAG CAATCTGCTGCTAGCTCACTTGGACTTTCAGGGATTACAAATAATGGAG GGTCAGGTTTAGGTCAAAGTTTAGGAAACAGAGAACAAATTATAAGCTCCATGGCAATGGGTAACCTTGTTAATGGGGGCAACATTGGAAGAAGTTTAAGCTCTGGTGGACTCAATATGCCTGGGGTTGCTTCTCGCCTGAATCTAACTG CACCCCAGATGGTGTCTCTGCTAGGAAATTCATACTCTGGTGGTGGAGGGCCACTTTCACAAAATCAATTTCAAGGAGGGAATAGTCATTTAAGTTCAATGGCTTTGTTAAGTGAGCTCAATCGTGACCATTCTTTTGACATGAATGATTTCCCTCAGTTATCTGGGCATCTTACCTCTGCTGGTGGTTCTCAAAGACAActag GGGGGTTGGCACGCAGGCAAAATGTGGGATTTATGCAACAAAATCAAGAATTCAGCATTCAAAATGAAGATTTTCCTGCTTTACCTGGATACAAAG GTGGCAATGCAGATTTTCCGGTTAATATGCACCAAAAGGAACAACTTCGTGACAATGTGGTGTCCATGATGCAATCCCAACAACATTTGCCT GTGGGAAGATCAGGTGGATTCAGCTTGGGAGGTGCATATTCATCACATCAACAACAGCAGCATGCTCCAAtcaacggtggtggtggtggtggtgggcccTCCTACCTTCCTGCAAACACTCAAGATCTCCATTTTCATGGTTCTGAG gcAAGGAACAGTGGAATGCTTCCAACTGGATCACGACCCGTGAGTGTATCGGGTGGGTCCTACGATCAACTGATGCAGCAATACCAACACTTCCAAAAACAATCCCAAATACGCCTAGTCAGCCCATTCAGAGACCAAGATCTAAAATCCCCTCAACCATCACAATCCCCTGCTGACCGATTCGGTTTACTCGGTTTACTAAACGTAATCAGAATGAACAATCCCGATTTAACCCCTCTTGCTCTTGGAATCGACCTCATGACACTTGGCCTAAATCTAAATTCACCTGATAATCTTTATAAAAAATTCTCATCTCCATGGTCTGATGAATCCGCTAAAGGAGAACCTCATTTTTCCATTCCCGAATGTTTCAACACCAAACAACCAGCTCCTTTAAAC CAAGATAGCTTCTCGAGATTTTCCCCGGAGActttgttttatatattttacAGCATGCCGAAAGACGAGGCCCAGTTGTTTGCTGCAAATGAACT GCACAATAGAGGGTGGTTTTACCACCGAGAGTTGCGTTTATGGTTCTCAAGAGCTCCAAACATCGAACTCTTGGTCAAAACAGCTACTTATGAAAGAGGTTGTTATTACTGTTTTGACCCCAATACCTGGGAAACAATTCGAAAG GACAACTTTGTTGTGCAATATGAAATGGTGGAAGACAGGCCGGTGGTCCCGCGTCGTTAG
- the LOC111901157 gene encoding probable NOT transcription complex subunit VIP2 isoform X2, with protein MSGILNSGVNGSTSTFPDATGRAFTSAFSAQLGSSAADMNHTDAIGLRSMNGNFNIPSMPGAYTSRNSGLNGPLNGVQPPAGSLSNGRYAVNNLPVALSQQSAASSLGLSGITNNGGSGLGQSLGNREQIISSMAMGNLVNGGNIGRSLSSGGLNMPGVASRLNLTAPQMVSLLGNSYSGGGGPLSQNQFQGGNSHLSSMALLSELNRDHSFDMNDFPQLSGHLTSAGGSQRQLGGLARRQNVGFMQQNQEFSIQNEDFPALPGYKGGNADFPVNMHQKEQLRDNVVSMMQSQQHLPVGRSGGFSLGGAYSSHQQQQHAPINGGGGGGGPSYLPANTQDLHFHGSEARNSGMLPTGSRPVSVSGGSYDQLMQQYQHFQKQSQIRLVSPFRDQDLKSPQPSQSPADRFGLLGLLNVIRMNNPDLTPLALGIDLMTLGLNLNSPDNLYKKFSSPWSDESAKGEPHFSIPECFNTKQPAPLNQDSFSRFSPETLFYIFYSMPKDEAQLFAANELHNRGWFYHRELRLWFSRAPNIELLVKTATYERGCYYCFDPNTWETIRKDNFVVQYEMVEDRPVVPRR; from the exons ATGTCCGGGATACTTAAT TCAGGTGTTAATGGGTCAACATCAACTTTTCCAGATGCAACTGGAAGAGCTTTTACGTCAGCATTTTCTGCTCAATTAGGTTCATCTGCTGCTGATATGAACCACACTGATGCAATAG GGTTACGAAGCATGAATGGGAACTTCAACATTCCCAGCATGCCTGGAGCATACACTTCAAGAAATTCAGGATTAAATGGTCCTTTGAATGGTGTACAACCACCTGCAGGAAGTTTATCTAACGGACGATATGCAGTAAATAATCTTCCTGTTGCACTTTCTCAG CAATCTGCTGCTAGCTCACTTGGACTTTCAGGGATTACAAATAATGGAG GGTCAGGTTTAGGTCAAAGTTTAGGAAACAGAGAACAAATTATAAGCTCCATGGCAATGGGTAACCTTGTTAATGGGGGCAACATTGGAAGAAGTTTAAGCTCTGGTGGACTCAATATGCCTGGGGTTGCTTCTCGCCTGAATCTAACTG CACCCCAGATGGTGTCTCTGCTAGGAAATTCATACTCTGGTGGTGGAGGGCCACTTTCACAAAATCAATTTCAAGGAGGGAATAGTCATTTAAGTTCAATGGCTTTGTTAAGTGAGCTCAATCGTGACCATTCTTTTGACATGAATGATTTCCCTCAGTTATCTGGGCATCTTACCTCTGCTGGTGGTTCTCAAAGACAActag GGGGGTTGGCACGCAGGCAAAATGTGGGATTTATGCAACAAAATCAAGAATTCAGCATTCAAAATGAAGATTTTCCTGCTTTACCTGGATACAAAG GTGGCAATGCAGATTTTCCGGTTAATATGCACCAAAAGGAACAACTTCGTGACAATGTGGTGTCCATGATGCAATCCCAACAACATTTGCCT GTGGGAAGATCAGGTGGATTCAGCTTGGGAGGTGCATATTCATCACATCAACAACAGCAGCATGCTCCAAtcaacggtggtggtggtggtggtgggcccTCCTACCTTCCTGCAAACACTCAAGATCTCCATTTTCATGGTTCTGAG gcAAGGAACAGTGGAATGCTTCCAACTGGATCACGACCCGTGAGTGTATCGGGTGGGTCCTACGATCAACTGATGCAGCAATACCAACACTTCCAAAAACAATCCCAAATACGCCTAGTCAGCCCATTCAGAGACCAAGATCTAAAATCCCCTCAACCATCACAATCCCCTGCTGACCGATTCGGTTTACTCGGTTTACTAAACGTAATCAGAATGAACAATCCCGATTTAACCCCTCTTGCTCTTGGAATCGACCTCATGACACTTGGCCTAAATCTAAATTCACCTGATAATCTTTATAAAAAATTCTCATCTCCATGGTCTGATGAATCCGCTAAAGGAGAACCTCATTTTTCCATTCCCGAATGTTTCAACACCAAACAACCAGCTCCTTTAAAC CAAGATAGCTTCTCGAGATTTTCCCCGGAGActttgttttatatattttacAGCATGCCGAAAGACGAGGCCCAGTTGTTTGCTGCAAATGAACT GCACAATAGAGGGTGGTTTTACCACCGAGAGTTGCGTTTATGGTTCTCAAGAGCTCCAAACATCGAACTCTTGGTCAAAACAGCTACTTATGAAAGAGGTTGTTATTACTGTTTTGACCCCAATACCTGGGAAACAATTCGAAAG GACAACTTTGTTGTGCAATATGAAATGGTGGAAGACAGGCCGGTGGTCCCGCGTCGTTAG